One window of the bacterium genome contains the following:
- a CDS encoding restriction endonuclease subunit S, protein MVECFTVYREEIKARLDSYYYRPEFRELEANLIKCKHAKLGEVIEFSNETWNQKDFFDNEFPYIEISEIDITSGEIQNITYYNNSEAPSRAKMIVRENDIIVSTTRPNRGAIALIDKEKDGFIASTGFAILRTLKTNIDRKYLLYFLRTRLSLKQMLQRSSGGNYPAITSEELKRVIVPVPSKEIQNKIVQIMGKAYLSQKSKGTEAQQLLDSLNGYVLDELGIKFSEIEEDKIYCINSEELENSRYDPYYFNPKFKRLLADLEKSKIKLVPLREVATELFNGKTPAKEDYAEEGNFILKVSCLKSNKIAWDKLSFVKDIVPLVKTVKDKDILLLSSAHQSDYLGKKPSIVEMPNTLKNEKIYFVGELINIRPNIEKVNPYYLLAILKLNEYYLLVNREKRGQTSHLYPNDLGNVKIPLPPFAIQSKIAEEVKKRIHQAEQLQKEAKEGLEKAKKEVEKLILGENR, encoded by the coding sequence ATGGTTGAGTGTTTTACAGTATATAGGGAAGAAATAAAAGCAAGATTAGATAGTTATTATTATCGGCCTGAATTTAGGGAACTAGAAGCAAATCTAATAAAATGCAAACATGCAAAATTAGGAGAAGTTATTGAGTTTTCAAACGAAACATGGAATCAAAAAGATTTTTTTGATAATGAGTTCCCGTACATTGAAATCAGCGAGATTGACATAACTTCTGGTGAGATTCAAAATATTACTTATTACAACAACTCAGAAGCTCCAAGTAGAGCTAAAATGATTGTTAGAGAGAATGATATTATTGTATCTACAACAAGGCCAAACAGGGGAGCTATAGCCTTAATTGACAAAGAAAAGGATGGCTTTATAGCTTCAACGGGGTTCGCCATTTTAAGAACGTTAAAAACAAATATTGATAGAAAATATTTGCTTTATTTCTTGAGAACTCGACTTTCCCTTAAGCAAATGCTTCAAAGGAGTAGTGGGGGAAATTATCCAGCAATTACCTCAGAAGAATTGAAAAGAGTTATTGTCCCTGTGCCCTCGAAGGAGATTCAAAATAAAATTGTGCAGATAATGGGAAAAGCTTATTTGTCCCAAAAATCAAAAGGAACCGAAGCCCAGCAACTTTTGGACTCACTCAATGGTTATGTTCTTGATGAATTGGGGATAAAGTTTTCTGAAATAGAAGAAGATAAAATATATTGCATTAATTCTGAAGAATTAGAAAATAGTCGTTATGACCCCTACTATTTTAATCCAAAATTTAAAAGACTTTTAGCAGATTTGGAGAAAAGTAAGATAAAATTAGTTCCATTAAGAGAAGTTGCAACAGAATTATTTAATGGAAAAACTCCTGCAAAAGAGGATTACGCAGAAGAAGGCAATTTTATCTTAAAAGTTAGTTGCTTAAAAAGTAATAAAATTGCATGGGATAAATTATCTTTTGTAAAAGATATCGTTCCATTAGTTAAAACTGTAAAAGATAAAGATATTCTGCTTTTATCCTCTGCCCATCAATCTGACTATCTAGGTAAAAAACCGAGTATAGTAGAAATGCCAAATACTCTAAAAAATGAAAAAATCTATTTCGTTGGAGAATTGATAAACATTAGACCAAATATAGAAAAAGTCAACCCCTATTATCTTCTTGCGATACTTAAATTAAATGAATATTATCTTTTAGTCAATAGGGAGAAAAGAGGGCAAACTTCTCATTTATACCCTAATGATTTAGGAAATGTGAAAATTCCACTGCCCCCTTTTGCTATTCAAAGCAAAATCGCAGAAGAAGTTAAGAAACGAATCCATCAAGCCGAACAATTACAAAAAGAAGCAAAAGAAGGATTAGAAAAAGCAAAAAAAGAAGTTGAAAAATTAATACTTGGTGAAAACAGATGA